The following coding sequences lie in one Desulfatiglans sp. genomic window:
- a CDS encoding flagellin encodes MGLRIQNNIEAMNAHRNLTQTSGMMSKSLERLSSGYRINKAADDAAGLAISSAFRADIASYKVASRNVSEANALAQVAEGAYDQVSNMLVRLKELATQAASANAGSNLDKINDEGNALLNEINRIANATEYAGTKLLNGSFGVTASSGGTLTATNGFQGAEGLQSGVTYTVATATGGNITVSATIDGTSMSQTINAVTAPGTGETKDVNFATFGLTITLNDNFGAASDGTIIANTGTAANFQIGAKNTVDDRIGITLKSVSTSTLSLSADQMLNAQNAQNFLTSIDSAIDTLNDARGGIGAIQNRLGYAAANLATTIENVQAAESVIRDVDMAAEMTSFTKSQILMQAGTAMLAQANMAPQNILSLIG; translated from the coding sequence ATGGGATTAAGAATTCAGAACAACATCGAGGCAATGAACGCACACAGGAATTTGACACAAACTTCTGGCATGATGTCAAAATCACTGGAAAGGCTTTCATCTGGTTACAGGATCAACAAGGCTGCTGACGATGCAGCAGGTCTTGCTATTTCTTCTGCCTTCAGGGCTGATATAGCATCTTATAAGGTAGCTAGCAGAAACGTATCAGAAGCTAATGCACTGGCACAGGTTGCAGAAGGCGCTTATGATCAGGTCAGCAACATGCTGGTAAGGCTCAAAGAACTTGCCACACAGGCAGCATCTGCTAATGCCGGATCAAATCTTGACAAGATCAACGATGAAGGTAATGCACTCCTGAATGAAATAAATCGTATTGCTAATGCAACAGAATATGCAGGAACAAAGCTTCTTAACGGCTCATTTGGTGTTACTGCAAGCTCTGGTGGTACTTTGACAGCTACAAACGGTTTTCAGGGGGCAGAAGGACTTCAATCCGGGGTGACATATACTGTAGCCACAGCCACCGGTGGAAATATTACTGTCTCCGCGACAATTGATGGGACATCGATGTCTCAGACCATCAATGCAGTAACAGCACCAGGAACAGGAGAAACCAAAGATGTGAATTTTGCAACTTTTGGTCTGACAATTACACTTAACGATAATTTTGGTGCGGCTTCCGATGGAACTATTATAGCCAATACCGGAACAGCAGCCAACTTCCAGATAGGTGCAAAGAATACAGTTGATGACCGTATTGGAATAACACTGAAATCTGTAAGCACAAGCACGTTAAGCCTCAGCGCAGATCAGATGCTCAACGCACAAAATGCACAGAATTTCCTTACATCAATTGACTCAGCTATAGACACATTAAACGATGCACGTGGCGGAATTGGTGCTATCCAGAACAGGCTTGGTTATGCTGCTGCAAACCTGGCAACCACGATTGAAAACGTCCAGGCTGCTGAATCTGTGATCAGGGACGTTGATATGGCTGCGGAAATGACATCATTTACCAAGAGCCAGATACTTATGCAGGCTGGTACTGCGATGCTTGCCCAGGCAAATATGGCTCCGCAGAACATACTTTCACTGATTGGGTAG
- the fliD gene encoding flagellar filament capping protein FliD, producing MAISTNLISGLSSGFDWRSMIDQLIALDSKPIQNQEAQKTKYEGQLAEWRSFNTTLLSLKSAASNLSDPDDFNVFSASMTSDSSTVDAEDLLSISTTSNASAGSYSILVKNVAVAQKLSSSSFNSFSDALGSDYAGDIVINGRVISINETDGLDDVRNRINNANSGTNPTGVTASIISYGSNDYRLILTSNITGESGISLQNGSGNNLLERIGWKDNSVSLKNSITGGAMSDSFTSTTQDIKSILGLSSTQSGTVQIGGHEVAIDLSVDSLEDIKSRINEFSNISASIVTKTESGVTKYVLQINGTQDFTDSNNILETMGVLEKGASDSQGTTSANSMTTSGDAITADTVLSSIDGYYSWTSDDSVSISGTDHSGNTINTSFSITASSTVKDLLDSVKDAFESNGDNVNIYITSDGKIEVEDLETGTSSLAVSLNSTISDGALSLGAFSALSTVRKREIVTGEDALISIDGVDVKSSDNTINNVLNGVTLNLKASDELTTITLNIDRDISGIVDKIKTFVDSYNSVSSYIAKQQSYDTEKEKTGGVLFGDGTLSSVKSDLSSLLINPIWGVSSQFSILGLVGINLNNEGQLSLDSAKLNDFLKTNFYDIQQLFTATGTSNAGTMEFVSSSKDTQAGEYVINITQAATKNSSISNSAIIGALGSDEILTVKDGDKTAVISLTAGMTLPDIVNAANTEFDTVYTETLVGNTSVTASASPVTFSTTWSSIDGANMVNGDIINFSGTTRNGSEVSGSYTIDETTTDTIQGLLSEIESMLGNVSVTIDGNGRLKIIDGSEGTSSLSFALDYSQTTNQVDIFGAVLTSNSGGHEGRYAMSITASNDGTNHLKLTSDNYGSNSSFTIEETTDAGLWTGSMATPVTVNNGLDVAGTINGRSATGSGQKLTGDKGEENISGLAIKYTGASTGEIGKIKLTLGIAELFDRTLFSITDTYQGYVGFKQSSLSDRIKNIDDTMDTMQARLDHKMEAMINRFVMMESALSKIQNMSSWLSGQLSAASSGWAW from the coding sequence ATGGCTATAAGTACCAATCTGATAAGTGGTCTTTCAAGCGGTTTTGACTGGCGTTCTATGATTGACCAGTTAATCGCTCTGGATTCAAAACCGATTCAAAACCAGGAGGCCCAGAAAACAAAGTATGAGGGTCAGCTTGCTGAGTGGCGCTCTTTTAATACCACACTCCTGTCACTTAAAAGTGCTGCTTCAAATCTTTCAGACCCGGATGATTTTAATGTATTCAGCGCCAGTATGACCTCTGACAGTTCTACTGTTGATGCGGAAGATTTGCTTTCAATAAGCACTACATCAAATGCATCAGCAGGAAGTTATTCTATTCTTGTTAAAAATGTGGCTGTAGCCCAGAAACTCTCATCTTCATCCTTTAACTCTTTTTCAGATGCGCTTGGAAGTGACTATGCCGGCGATATTGTTATAAATGGCAGGGTAATCTCTATCAATGAGACAGATGGTCTTGATGATGTGAGAAACAGGATCAACAATGCCAATTCAGGCACAAACCCTACAGGTGTGACAGCCAGCATTATCTCCTATGGATCAAATGATTACCGCCTGATCCTTACCAGCAACATCACAGGTGAATCGGGAATATCCCTCCAAAACGGATCAGGTAACAATCTCCTGGAGCGTATTGGCTGGAAAGATAACAGTGTGTCATTAAAGAACAGTATTACAGGTGGTGCAATGTCTGATTCCTTCACGAGCACTACTCAGGATATAAAATCCATTCTTGGTCTTTCATCGACACAGTCCGGCACAGTGCAAATCGGAGGTCATGAAGTTGCAATTGATCTTTCTGTAGATTCCCTTGAGGATATTAAATCAAGGATTAATGAATTTAGTAATATTTCTGCATCTATTGTGACAAAAACAGAAAGTGGAGTTACCAAATATGTACTCCAGATAAATGGGACTCAGGACTTTACTGATAGTAACAATATCCTTGAAACCATGGGTGTACTTGAAAAGGGAGCAAGCGATTCACAGGGCACAACATCGGCCAACTCCATGACCACATCAGGAGATGCTATAACAGCAGATACCGTATTAAGTAGCATAGATGGCTATTATTCTTGGACATCAGATGATTCCGTATCAATAAGCGGGACAGATCACAGTGGCAATACAATAAACACCTCTTTTTCAATCACCGCCTCCTCAACTGTAAAGGATCTGCTTGACAGCGTAAAGGATGCATTTGAAAGCAATGGCGATAATGTAAATATATATATCACATCTGATGGTAAAATAGAGGTTGAAGACCTTGAAACCGGGACAAGTTCACTCGCAGTATCCCTTAATTCAACCATTTCTGATGGCGCCCTTTCATTAGGAGCGTTCAGCGCTTTAAGCACAGTAAGAAAACGTGAGATAGTTACAGGAGAGGATGCGCTTATAAGTATAGATGGAGTTGATGTAAAAAGCAGTGATAATACAATAAATAATGTCCTTAACGGTGTGACATTAAACCTTAAGGCATCTGATGAATTAACAACCATTACACTTAATATTGACAGGGATATTAGCGGTATAGTAGATAAAATCAAAACATTCGTTGATTCATATAATTCAGTTTCATCATACATTGCTAAACAACAATCATATGATACAGAAAAAGAGAAAACAGGCGGTGTCCTCTTTGGTGACGGCACCCTTTCATCTGTTAAATCAGACCTCTCTTCACTCCTGATAAATCCGATATGGGGGGTATCTTCCCAGTTTTCAATACTCGGTCTTGTAGGCATTAACCTGAACAATGAAGGTCAGCTCAGCCTGGACAGTGCAAAGCTTAACGATTTCTTAAAGACAAATTTCTACGATATACAGCAGTTATTCACTGCTACAGGCACTTCTAATGCAGGTACCATGGAATTTGTATCAAGCTCAAAGGATACCCAGGCAGGAGAATATGTCATAAATATAACACAGGCTGCAACGAAAAATAGCTCCATTAGTAATAGTGCAATAATAGGAGCTCTTGGTTCTGATGAAATCCTGACAGTAAAGGATGGTGACAAGACAGCAGTCATCTCTCTTACTGCCGGTATGACCCTGCCTGACATAGTAAATGCAGCAAACACTGAATTTGACACTGTCTATACTGAAACATTAGTCGGCAACACATCTGTTACAGCAAGCGCATCTCCTGTGACCTTTTCCACCACATGGAGTTCCATTGATGGCGCTAACATGGTCAATGGAGATATTATCAATTTTTCAGGGACAACTCGAAATGGTAGTGAGGTATCAGGCTCATATACGATCGATGAAACTACCACAGATACCATTCAGGGACTTTTATCTGAAATAGAGTCTATGCTTGGTAATGTATCTGTAACAATAGATGGGAATGGGCGTCTGAAAATAATTGATGGTTCTGAGGGTACAAGCAGTTTATCTTTTGCACTGGATTATTCACAGACAACAAATCAGGTTGATATCTTTGGGGCAGTCCTCACTTCTAACAGCGGAGGACATGAAGGCAGGTATGCCATGAGTATAACTGCGTCTAATGATGGAACAAATCATTTAAAATTAACCAGTGACAATTACGGCTCAAATTCCAGTTTTACCATAGAGGAAACTACAGATGCAGGGCTCTGGACAGGGAGCATGGCAACACCTGTTACTGTTAATAATGGGCTTGATGTTGCTGGTACAATTAATGGGCGTTCAGCAACCGGGTCGGGCCAGAAACTTACCGGCGATAAAGGCGAAGAGAATATATCAGGGCTTGCGATTAAGTATACAGGAGCTTCAACAGGTGAAATCGGGAAAATCAAACTTACACTTGGAATAGCAGAATTGTTTGACAGGACGCTTTTTTCCATAACTGATACATATCAAGGGTATGTGGGTTTTAAACAAAGTTCCCTTTCAGACAGGATTAAAAACATTGATGACACTATGGATACTATGCAGGCTCGTCTGGATCATAAGATGGAGGCAATGATTAATCGTTTTGTAATGATGGAATCGGCCCTGTCCAAAATTCAAAATATGAGTTCATGGCTTTCGGGTCAATTGAGCGCTGCTTCAAGTGGCTGGGCCTGGTAA
- the fliS gene encoding flagellar export chaperone FliS has translation MDYGKAFRQYKRSSVETAGKLELVIMCYDKAILCINQAKGHLRDGEILKKVAKLQNALDIITQLQSSLNFEKGGEIAKSLDSLYSYVTKRLILADIQKAYDIFDECANILTELKGSWEGISTPKEEPVVLSNNAGMEIRRLSHQVAA, from the coding sequence ATGGATTACGGAAAGGCGTTCAGGCAGTATAAAAGGTCATCTGTAGAGACAGCAGGAAAACTTGAACTGGTAATAATGTGTTATGACAAGGCTATCTTATGCATTAATCAGGCAAAAGGTCATTTAAGAGATGGCGAAATATTAAAAAAGGTAGCAAAGCTTCAGAATGCCCTGGATATTATAACTCAATTACAGTCAAGCCTGAATTTTGAAAAGGGCGGCGAAATAGCAAAAAGCCTGGATTCATTATATTCATATGTAACTAAAAGGCTCATACTTGCTGACATACAAAAGGCATATGATATTTTTGATGAGTGTGCGAATATCCTAACAGAACTTAAAGGGTCATGGGAAGGTATTTCAACCCCAAAAGAAGAGCCTGTTGTGTTAAGTAACAACGCGGGTATGGAAATAAGAAGGCTTTCACATCAGGTAGCAGCATAA
- a CDS encoding flagellar protein FlaG, which produces MAFSAIKPVDHSIDQGLSAPSHITTSEPVNSGAREITFHEVNTEKRSKEVKEAADEKIARITELMESYVRSIQKDIKIQVNSNTGDISVKVISEETGKVIREIPSQEMLELAARMEEISGVLFDQKV; this is translated from the coding sequence ATGGCATTTTCAGCAATAAAACCTGTTGATCATTCAATTGATCAGGGATTGTCTGCACCGTCTCATATAACAACCTCTGAGCCAGTCAATTCAGGTGCCAGAGAGATCACTTTCCATGAAGTAAATACAGAAAAGCGATCTAAAGAAGTAAAAGAAGCCGCTGATGAGAAAATTGCCCGTATTACCGAACTGATGGAGAGTTATGTGCGGTCAATACAAAAGGACATCAAGATTCAGGTTAACAGCAATACAGGCGATATTTCAGTCAAAGTCATTTCTGAAGAAACCGGAAAGGTGATAAGGGAGATACCTTCACAGGAGATGCTTGAACTTGCAGCAAGGATGGAAGAGATATCAGGTGTGCTCTTTGACCAAAAGGTGTAA
- a CDS encoding flagellar protein FlaG, translated as MEAVQNITRALSKRQIDTITPVSSSANIKNRALSAENNSKKEPQDIKLYIDSLSDKISRIAETMDSYVQSIQRDLKIKVDENTGKIIVKVISRENGKVIREIPPDELLDLAARIEEMTGILFDEKV; from the coding sequence ATGGAAGCTGTGCAAAACATAACCAGAGCGTTGTCAAAAAGACAGATTGATACAATCACCCCTGTCTCCTCCTCTGCAAATATAAAAAACAGGGCCTTAAGCGCTGAGAATAACAGCAAAAAGGAACCGCAGGATATCAAGCTGTATATAGACTCTCTGAGTGATAAGATCAGCCGTATTGCAGAGACAATGGACAGTTATGTCCAATCTATACAGAGGGATCTGAAAATTAAGGTAGACGAGAATACCGGTAAAATAATTGTCAAAGTTATCTCAAGAGAAAATGGAAAGGTTATTAGAGAAATTCCCCCTGATGAACTGCTTGATCTTGCAGCCAGGATTGAAGAGATGACAGGCATCCTGTTTGATGAAAAGGTATAG
- a CDS encoding response regulator, with protein MKLRLLIVDDDRTLLSALKTVFDQENDVTVCNDGKKAIDLCRNEKFDLIITDLMMPGANGLEVLTETRKIDPDSLVVLITGFASLETAVQAIREGAYDYITKPFKLEEIKIIVNNAREKIRLIRENKKLIDDLKNAYEQLNMMKKLLEINSDKSEENIEDDRPVIAGSMLPFYYSSTVSNGKTSILDNLERISDLKERGLLTGKEFELCKSKLFNSMGQ; from the coding sequence ATGAAACTGAGACTGTTAATTGTAGATGATGACAGAACATTACTATCTGCCCTGAAAACTGTTTTTGACCAGGAAAACGACGTAACTGTTTGTAATGATGGCAAAAAGGCAATTGATTTATGCAGAAATGAGAAGTTTGATCTTATAATTACTGACCTTATGATGCCGGGCGCCAACGGGCTGGAGGTACTGACAGAAACCAGGAAGATCGATCCTGACTCTCTTGTTGTGCTTATAACAGGGTTTGCCTCACTTGAAACCGCTGTCCAGGCAATAAGAGAAGGCGCCTATGACTATATTACCAAGCCTTTTAAGCTGGAAGAGATAAAGATCATTGTAAATAATGCCCGTGAAAAGATAAGGCTTATACGTGAAAATAAAAAACTGATAGATGATCTGAAAAATGCCTATGAGCAGTTAAATATGATGAAAAAACTGCTTGAGATAAACAGTGACAAATCCGAAGAGAATATTGAGGATGACAGACCGGTAATTGCGGGCAGCATGCTGCCCTTTTACTATTCAAGTACAGTGTCTAATGGGAAGACCTCAATACTGGACAATCTTGAACGGATTTCAGACCTTAAAGAAAGAGGGTTATTGACAGGAAAGGAATTTGAGCTGTGCAAGTCGAAGCTATTCAACAGCATGGGACAGTAA
- a CDS encoding response regulator, which produces MQVEAIQQHGTVTEQDFNTMRVMIVDDDPMVGETLGMFFEHLNFKNITILDRGEKALEEIDRGSFDYIFMDLMMPGIGGLETLKLIHENHQLTNVIIMTGYPTMETVIDAMRSGASDFLVKPFRLQDIKIILERINRLKILMENNWRLNQELEQKQEVEKLNIELQKRIRSQTLMYDIVDSLSRINRTEELYRFIINKSIEICQAKKACFLIRDNDRASSYIMLSQKGLNNGGPGKRISTGIEKFEESITRRLFEKCFGLTPDMYNSSGIPDSNYISIPFNIRNEPFGLLLLGEKEGKTGFDSDDQFILRFMAERTALNIENMALYDNLMQNLMASMMSLVGAIEAKDIYTRQHSSRVTKYAVEIAKVMGCSDDDLHRLRTCGPLHDIGKIGIDDSILNKKTRLTGMEYDKIKTHPLIGVNIVSPLMLDKEELAIIRNHHERWDGKGYPDGLKATEIPVLSRILIVADSFDAMSSDRAYRKAIPIDKCIEELIQNKGTQFDPDVVDASISIFREYPAQEKISMAV; this is translated from the coding sequence GTGCAAGTCGAAGCTATTCAACAGCATGGGACAGTAACTGAACAGGATTTCAACACCATGCGTGTAATGATTGTTGATGATGATCCAATGGTCGGTGAGACACTGGGCATGTTCTTTGAACATCTCAATTTCAAAAACATCACCATCCTGGACAGGGGTGAAAAGGCCCTGGAGGAGATCGACCGCGGTTCATTTGACTATATATTCATGGACCTTATGATGCCGGGCATTGGCGGCCTTGAAACACTCAAGCTCATACATGAAAACCATCAGTTGACAAATGTGATAATCATGACCGGTTACCCAACAATGGAGACTGTGATTGATGCAATGCGCAGCGGGGCATCAGACTTTCTGGTAAAACCATTTCGTCTTCAGGATATCAAGATCATCCTGGAAAGGATCAATCGTTTAAAAATCCTTATGGAAAACAACTGGAGGCTTAATCAGGAGCTGGAACAGAAACAGGAGGTGGAAAAGCTCAATATTGAACTCCAGAAAAGAATCAGGTCCCAGACACTCATGTATGACATTGTTGATTCACTTTCTAGGATCAACAGAACAGAAGAGCTTTACAGGTTTATCATCAATAAAAGTATAGAGATATGTCAGGCAAAAAAGGCATGTTTTCTTATCCGGGACAATGACAGGGCAAGCAGTTATATCATGCTCTCACAAAAGGGGCTTAATAATGGCGGCCCTGGCAAACGCATCTCAACAGGCATTGAAAAATTTGAGGAAAGCATCACGAGGCGCCTCTTTGAAAAATGCTTTGGATTAACCCCTGATATGTATAATAGCAGCGGAATACCGGACAGCAATTATATATCCATCCCTTTCAATATCAGAAATGAACCCTTCGGTCTTCTTTTGCTTGGTGAAAAGGAGGGTAAAACCGGGTTTGATTCTGATGATCAGTTCATACTCAGGTTTATGGCTGAAAGAACAGCCCTGAACATAGAAAATATGGCACTGTATGACAACCTTATGCAAAACCTTATGGCATCAATGATGTCACTTGTGGGGGCTATTGAGGCGAAAGATATATATACACGTCAGCACTCTTCGCGTGTAACAAAATATGCTGTTGAGATAGCAAAGGTAATGGGCTGCTCTGATGATGATCTGCACAGACTAAGGACATGCGGCCCTCTTCATGATATAGGAAAGATTGGCATAGATGACAGCATCCTGAACAAGAAGACAAGACTCACAGGAATGGAATATGACAAGATAAAAACACATCCCTTAATTGGGGTAAACATTGTTTCACCCCTAATGCTGGATAAAGAGGAGCTTGCCATTATTAGAAACCACCATGAAAGATGGGATGGCAAAGGTTATCCTGATGGCCTTAAAGCTACAGAGATACCCGTTTTATCAAGAATTCTTATTGTTGCTGACAGTTTTGATGCAATGAGTTCAGACAGGGCATACAGAAAGGCGATTCCAATTGATAAATGTATTGAAGAGCTTATACAGAACAAAGGCACACAGTTTGACCCGGATGTTGTGGATGCATCAATCAGTATATTTAGAGAATATCCTGCGCAGGAGAAAATCAGTATGGCGGTCTAA
- a CDS encoding response regulator, with protein MGFDTSIKVLVVDDFATMRRIVKGVLKQLGFNDIIEAEDGNMALKELQKEKIGLIVSDWNMPNMTGLDLLKAVRADEKLKSTPFLMVTAEGQKENVVQAVQAGVSNYIVKPFTPETFSAKLEKIF; from the coding sequence ATGGGATTTGATACTTCGATCAAGGTATTAGTGGTTGATGACTTCGCAACAATGAGACGAATTGTTAAAGGTGTGCTCAAGCAACTCGGTTTTAACGATATAATCGAGGCTGAAGATGGCAATATGGCGCTAAAGGAGCTACAGAAAGAAAAGATCGGCCTGATCGTTTCTGACTGGAATATGCCCAATATGACAGGGCTTGACCTCTTAAAGGCGGTAAGGGCAGATGAAAAACTCAAAAGTACCCCTTTCCTTATGGTGACTGCTGAGGGGCAGAAGGAAAATGTTGTGCAGGCTGTTCAGGCTGGCGTAAGCAATTACATAGTAAAACCCTTTACCCCTGAAACCTTCAGCGCAAAACTGGAAAAGATATTCTAA
- a CDS encoding protein phosphatase CheZ — MGNVLMGDLDGSTERLAFDTHEIEQIITRYKARVVSGTDDNDYMEFDGRIFPVKGIKNREELKPYFIVLKSGMAFNASDYQILFNTEELPNSLISGIDPSGRKYLCRRYMNGSRIMETTVESITSSGSAQSLTSDETEKLKDVINKLKKGEFFELLTMEFSDKIKGIAKELIDFRKDIQTRIEPDIVEIASKDIPEASNQLEGINETLEESTMKIMDINEAQMEAANTQYRLLEQILTKNSDGDGNICMGLSLEEAIETIQDQVSFLKEMENRSLTMMEPLSFQDLVGQRIQRIIRLVRSMEIKIEELIVSFGIKLKKYKEDPEITYEELNKDVDEFMYELKGPQRSGEGLDQKAIDDLLNNM, encoded by the coding sequence ATGGGAAATGTGTTAATGGGTGACCTTGATGGTTCGACAGAAAGACTTGCTTTTGATACACATGAGATTGAACAGATAATAACAAGGTATAAGGCCAGGGTTGTCTCAGGAACAGATGACAATGACTATATGGAATTTGATGGGCGAATTTTTCCGGTAAAGGGGATAAAGAATAGAGAGGAGTTAAAACCCTACTTTATTGTCCTGAAATCAGGCATGGCATTTAATGCAAGCGACTATCAGATACTCTTTAATACAGAAGAGCTTCCAAACAGCCTTATTTCCGGTATTGACCCATCAGGTAGAAAATATCTGTGCAGGCGATATATGAACGGAAGCAGGATAATGGAAACAACCGTTGAGAGTATTACCTCTTCCGGGAGTGCCCAGAGTCTGACCTCTGATGAGACTGAAAAACTCAAGGATGTTATAAATAAACTGAAAAAGGGCGAGTTTTTTGAGTTACTTACCATGGAGTTTTCAGATAAGATAAAGGGGATTGCCAAGGAGCTGATTGATTTCAGAAAAGATATCCAGACAAGGATAGAACCTGATATAGTAGAGATAGCATCAAAGGATATACCTGAGGCAAGTAACCAGCTTGAAGGGATAAATGAGACCCTTGAAGAAAGCACCATGAAGATAATGGATATCAATGAGGCACAGATGGAGGCTGCCAATACCCAATACAGGCTTCTTGAGCAGATTTTAACAAAAAATAGTGATGGAGATGGAAATATCTGCATGGGGCTGAGCCTTGAGGAGGCCATAGAGACGATTCAAGACCAGGTATCTTTCCTGAAAGAGATGGAAAATCGGTCGCTTACCATGATGGAGCCATTGAGTTTCCAGGATCTTGTGGGTCAGCGCATCCAGCGTATTATCAGGCTTGTCAGGTCAATGGAGATAAAAATTGAGGAATTGATTGTATCTTTTGGAATAAAATTAAAGAAATACAAGGAAGACCCCGAAATAACATATGAGGAATTGAATAAGGATGTAGATGAATTCATGTATGAACTTAAAGGTCCGCAAAGGTCGGGGGAGGGGCTTGATCAAAAGGCCATTGATGATCTCCTGAATAATATGTAA
- a CDS encoding M23 family metallopeptidase has protein sequence MRNSKSYIIWMPQNGSGKTHQVIINPWYLIALAIALALCIVSMPFLEHRIFTLNKKIAFLEGSSTGMKTEIAELRYLKDNLKHIEKKDRQLSEYFGISTNLTDLEGLPGQGGVSDDSGYMALNSLLSLPYDNNLSSHLTNLDERFKKYSELINTREQILEVTPSILPVEKKGISVSSGFGWRENPFTKRKEFHAAIDISGDIGTKIYAPARGLVLKTGHDKRIGKFIVIRHTEKITTIYGHLDVVYAETGKEVKRGERIGLMGNSGLSTGSHLHYMVIKEGRAVNPLEYILDMGDGL, from the coding sequence ATGAGAAACAGTAAATCATACATAATTTGGATGCCTCAAAATGGTTCCGGTAAAACACACCAGGTGATTATCAATCCATGGTATCTTATTGCGCTGGCAATTGCCCTTGCGCTCTGTATTGTTTCCATGCCATTTTTAGAGCATCGTATTTTTACACTGAACAAAAAGATTGCCTTTCTTGAGGGCAGCAGCACCGGTATGAAAACCGAGATAGCTGAACTCAGGTACCTTAAGGATAATCTTAAGCATATCGAAAAAAAGGATCGTCAGCTTAGTGAATATTTCGGAATAAGCACCAATTTAACTGATTTGGAAGGGCTTCCTGGCCAGGGAGGCGTATCCGATGATTCAGGATACATGGCTCTGAATAGTCTATTATCTCTACCCTATGATAATAACCTCTCCTCTCATCTAACCAATCTTGATGAAAGATTTAAAAAATATTCGGAATTGATCAATACCCGGGAGCAGATCCTTGAGGTTACCCCCAGTATACTTCCGGTTGAAAAAAAAGGCATATCGGTCTCATCAGGTTTTGGATGGCGTGAAAATCCCTTTACAAAAAGAAAGGAATTCCATGCTGCAATCGATATATCAGGGGACATAGGGACAAAGATTTATGCCCCTGCCAGAGGCCTTGTTTTGAAAACCGGCCATGATAAAAGGATTGGCAAGTTTATTGTAATCAGGCATACAGAAAAAATAACGACCATATATGGCCACCTTGATGTTGTATATGCGGAGACAGGAAAAGAGGTTAAGCGCGGGGAGAGGATTGGCCTTATGGGAAACAGCGGGCTGTCAACAGGCAGTCATCTGCACTATATGGTTATAAAGGAGGGCAGGGCAGTTAATCCCCTTGAGTATATCCTTGATATGGGTGATGGACTATGA